GACCGGCCAGCGGTGTCCAGCACCTCCCGCAGGACTCCGCCGAGGGCCACTGGCCGGTGGTCCGCCACATTGACGGGGCCGGTGACATCCGATGTGCACGCGGCGAGCGCCGCCTGCACGAGATTGCCGATCGACGTGAGCTGGTGCCGGACGTCCGGACCTCCGACGCTCAGGAGCCGGCCGCGGCTCACGTTGCTGATCAGGCGGGGCAGGAGCGTCCGGTCACCCGGACCGTAGACTCCGTGCGGCCTGAGGATCAGCGAATTCCGGTGCCTTGCAGCGGCTCCTTCTGCCAGGGCCTTGGAACTTGAATACGCGTTCAGGTACCGTCCCGCCACGGCTTCCTCCGGCCGGTCCACGCACGGCTGCCACCACGGGTAGACGCTGGAGCTGGAGATGTGGACCAGCCGTGCACGCGGGAAGGTCGCTGCAACCGCTTCGGTCCCCTGTACGTTGACACGGTGGAAGAGCTGCGGCGGGCCCCAGTCGCCTACGTGCGCTCCGGCGTGCACGACGGCGTCCACCTCCGGCGGTGCGGACAGTCCGCCGGCGCCGAGGTCCCACACGCTGAGACCCGGCAAGTGGCGCCGGCCGTACCTGACGACGTCCCACCCACGTTCCTCCGCAGCAGTGGCTACGGCTCCGCCAACGAAGCCGCTGGCCCCGGTCACTGCGATCCTCATATGGCGCTTTCGGGCGGCCGGCCGGGTGTGCGGTCAGCAAAGAGGGCCCGCAGGGCGAGCCGGTCGGGCTTGCGGTGCCGGCCGGACGCCGGCAGTTTGGCCATCATCTCGATCCGGTCCGGCAGCGCCGACTCGTCAATGAGTTTGGGAAGCTCCCGGCGCAGCGTCCGCAGCAGTGCCTCAGGCTCCCGGCCGGTCCGGGGCTCGACGGCGAGCCACACCGCTTCGTCCCCGATGCCGTCCGGCACTCCCACCATCACGGCCTGGCCCACGCCGTCGATCCCGGCGATTACCGACTCGTGGAGGGCCGGATAGATGTTGGTCTTTCCACGTATGATCATGTCCTTCTTGCGCCCCAGCAGGACCAGCCTCGGCTCGCTGGAGGAGCCGGCCGGGCCGGTGCTGGCCGGGCCGGCCGGGCCGCAGCCGGTGGCGGCCGGGCCACTGCCAGCCGGGCCACTGCCGCTCGGAGCCGCCGGGCCGTGGTCCACCCGCACCAAATCTCCGGTGGCATGTTCATGCATCGCGTCGTCGCCGAGGTAGCCCAGGCACATGTTCGGTCCGGAGACGATCAGCTCGTGGTCTTCGGCCACACGGAAGCTCACACCCGGCAGCGGCTCGCCGAGGTAGTCGCCCTCCCCCGACCCGCCGGCCGTGCGGAATTCGGCCGTGCGGCCGGAGGCGAAGTCCAGCTTTTCGCGGCCTCCTGCGATGGCGATGGGAAGCACCTCCGTCATGCCGTAGATGCAGTGGAACCGGACACCTGGCAGGAGCCTGGCTGCCCGGTCAAGGAAGGGGGCCAGCACCGGGGCGGCGCCCAGCATCACCGATTTCAGGCTGTCCGGCCAGGCCAGCTGTGCTGCTTCGACGGCATCGAGGATCGGCGCCAGCTGCGAGGGGACCAGGAAGATGTGGGTTGCCGCCGAATACCCCCTTGTAGCGCCGAGTTCGGACGCGAAGCGCAGCGGATCCAGTGTGGCGGACAGCCCGTACGCCGGCATGGTCCAGTGCGCCCCGGCGATCAGGGCAGGCAGCCCCATCATCAGTTGCTCCGAATGGATGCGGTCTCCGGCCGCGAAGGTGCAACGGGTGCTCAGCTGGCTGAATCCGGCGGCCAGGGTCCCCCGGGTGTGCACCACCCCCTTGGGATGACCGGTGGTGCCGGAGGTGAAGATGATCACCGCTTCCTGCCCCGGCGCGGGCATCATGCGCGGCATCCCGCCGCGGCTGCCTCCCCCGTCGCACGCGCCGCCGCCGTTCTTGGTGCCGCCGTCGTACTTGGTGCCACCGCCGTGTCGGGCCGTGCGGGACAGGGACCTGACGTTCGTGGATCTCAGCGGGACCCCCGGGAGCCACGGACCGGAGTGATAATGCCGGACCTTCATCGCCCCGTAGTCCGGGAGCAGCAGGCCGCGCCGCCGGGCAAGCGGCCGGAGCGGTCCCCTGGCGCTGAGCGCGTAGAGGAGGGACTCGGCTGCCGCCCACCGTGGGGATGCCAGCGCGGTCCTGTTCCGGAAGAGCTCCGGCCCCACGCCCGGGTCGATGAACACGATTGCACCGCCCGCCCGCACGGCGGCAAGAGCCAGGGTGAAAGCGGCCGGACCGGGCCGGACGGAAAACAGCAGACGCTCCCCCGGCCCGAAGCCGTCATTCCGTAAGCCCGCGGCCGTCAACTCGATCCCGGCAGCGAGGTCCCGGTACGAAATGGTCTTGCCGGGCCTGCCGTTGCGTTTGCCGGGCGCTGTGATGGCAGGGTGGTCAGGGTATCTGGCCGCGGCGTCGTAGACGGCGGCAATGAGGTCCAGTTCATTGTCAGTTGGCACGGGCAAGCTCCAGGGCTTTGTAGTGCGGAATGAGCACGTTACGGCTGACGGCGCGGGAGCGGATGTGCCACGGCCTGCGGCTGTACTCGTCCAGGAGCACGGTAAGGGCGCAGTTGATTTCGGCCATCGCCAGCGGCATGCCAATGCAGAAATGTGCGCCTGCTCCGAACCACAGCTGGCGGGCCGCCGCCGGGATGGGCGTTCCCGGGTCAAAACCGCCCAGGCTCTTGACGGCGTGCACAGTCGAAAGCAGGATCCTGTCCCCCGCCCTGATCCTGACGCCGCCCAGCCGGCCCGCCGCCGTCGCCTCGCGCAGCATCATCGGCGACGGCGCCGTGTACCTGAGCCCCTCGTTGACGGCGTCCGGCAGGCCGCTGCGGTCCGCCGCCAGGCCCGGCAGCCTGCCGTCGTCGAACAGCAGGGCCGCCAGGCGCGGAACATACGACACCAGGGTCTCGGTCCCGGCGATCACGAAGGCGCTGACAATCCCCACGGCTTCGTCCTCGCTCAGTCCCAGGACGCGAAGGCGCCCGGGAAACGTTGAGGCGTCGTCGCTGCGGTAGGCATGGCGTACCGGTCCGGCAAGAATTTCGACGGCGGACCTCGCCTTTGCCACCTGCGGCGCCGCCAGCCGCGGCCGGCCCAGCCGGACCAGCGAGGTGATGGAGGTGCCGAGGTTGAAGAGTTCGTTGTCCGGCAGGCGTCCGGGTGCATTGTCGCGGACGCCCAGCAGCCTGCTGATCACTCCCCCGGACAGTTCCTTCACCAGGCCCACGAACTCCACGGATCCCCGCGGTCCAGGCCCGCCGCCAGCCGCTCCCGCAGCCGGACTGCGGCCGGAGCCACTATGGACTCAACCGCCCGCGGCGTGAACAGCCCGTTCAGGCGGCGCCGTAGCTCAAGGTGTTCCTCACCGTGCATGTTCAGGAGGGCACGCGGGCCCACTACGGGAGTCCACAGCGCTCCGGAGGCTTTGCTTCCGGATTTCGAATAGCTGGCGTCCAGGAGGACTTCGCGGACCAGCGAGGCCTCGCTGACCAGCACGCCGAGGCCCGGCAGCCGGACCACGGGCCGCAGCTTCCCCAGGCCGCGGATCAGCGGATACGCCACCGGGTGGGCGCCTATGTGCAGGCGCCGCTCCCAGGCTGCCAGGCCGGGCGCGGCCGGGCTCCAGGCTGCCCCCGCCTTTCCGGCCAGGGCAGTCACCGGATGTCCACGTGCTCGGGGCGGAACCGGTGGTCCGCGTACCAGGCAAGGGTGTTGGGCAGGCCCCAGGCCCTGACCCGGCGGGAGGACCCGAACACCACCACGTTGCGGCGCAAGCCATAGGCGCGGGTGAGCTTCCGGACGCGGTTGGAGAGCGCCCGGTCCTCGTGCAGCTCCTCGATGCTGGTGCGGGGAAAGCCCCCCGAGCGCAGGTACAGCTCCGCCGTGATGGCCATATTGCAGCCGGGCAACATCTGGTAGGGGCCAAGGTACCCTTCCCCTTTGTTACCCGGGCGGATGCGGCCGAAGAACGAGGCCACCTCCACGGCCAGCAGCATGAGCCAGCGACTGCTGCGGCCCAAGCCCTCGTCCAGGCGCGGGTTCAGCTGCCCGGCAATCATTCCCAGCCCGTCGTCGAACGCTTCCATGATCCGCAGTGTCCAGTCCGGCGCCGGCAGGCAGTCCGCGTCCGTGCGGGCCAGCCAGCGCGCGCCGTTCAGGGCGCCGAAGCGCATGCCTGTATCAGCAGCGGCTCCGGTTCCCTTTTGCAGTTCGTGGATCAGGCGGACATCCATGCCCGGGTGCAGCCGGTCAAAGTCCGCCACGATGGCCCGGGTAGCGTCGGTGGAGCCGTTGTCCACCACCACGACAGTGAAGTCCTGGTGAAGCTGGACGGCCAGGGCGTCCAGGGACTGCCGGATCAGCTTTTCTTCGTTCAGCGCAGGCATGGCAACACATAGCGCCCGTACCTGCGGGGTCACAGGCGCACCACGGCGATGCCCAGGCTCACGCCACCGGCGAGTCCCACCAGCGCCACGAGGTCGCCGGGTCCGCACCTGCCCAGGTCCTGTGCCACCTTCAACTGGAGCGGCAGGCTCACCGAGGCCATGTTGCCGTACTCCTCCACGGTCTTGACGAGCTTGTCCTGCGGCACCCCGGCCCCGCGGGCAAAGATGTCCCGGTAGGGTGCGCTCACCTGGTGCACGCACACCACGGCGAAGTCAGACCATGTGAGGCCCAGTCCGCCCAGTGTCTCGTCGAGGATCCCCCGGCCCAGGTCCAGGAATGCGTCCTTGAGCTTTTCACCGTCCATGTTGAAGTACGTCGCCTCCGGGTCCCGCGGGGCAACAGAGCCTCCCGTGGCCAGCGTGCCCACGGCCCAGTGGCTGCTCTTCGCCGTGAAGCCCAGACCCAGCACCCGGGCACCGGCGTCGTCGTAAGGGTCGGCCGGTTCCAGGAGCAGGGCGCAGCCGGCGTCGCTCATGGTGTACCCCGGGAAGGCTGCGGCGAAGGTCTCCTGGTCCGGAACGGACCAGCGCACGGCCCGCGACGGCGACTCCCCGCTGACCAGCAGCACCCGCCGGTAGCGGCCGGTGCCGATCAGGGCATCGGCCACCTCGAGACCGTTCAGCAGGCTGTTGCAGGCATTCTTGACGTCCATCACCGGGCAGCCCGCGCCAAGTCTGGCGGCCACCATGTGGCCGGTGGCCGGTTCCACCATGTCCTGGCTTGCCGACGCGAAAATGATGAGGTCGACGTCGGCCGGCTGGAGACCGCGGCCGGCCAGCAGTTTGGCGGCGGCGGTGGCCGCGAGGTCGGAGGCCTGCTCAGTGCAGGCCATCACTGACCGTGTCCGGATCCCTGTCAGCCGGTCGATGAGGCCCTTCGGCACGCGGAAGTCCGGGCTGGAGGCGGCGAGCCGCCGCTCAAGTTGCCCGGTGCCCAAACGCGCCGCAGGCAGGTAGACCTCAAGGCCGGCGATTCTGGCCGCCCCTTGAAGGGTTTGGTTCATGCAGTATCCCCCACAGACAATGCGTCCGGTGATCCCGGGCTGGACGTGCCAAAACAAGGAAGGGCGCGTCCCGTACTCGATGGTACGGGACGCGCCCTTCACGGCACTGGAGGCAAGCCGGGACCGTTGTCAGTCCCGGGTCTCCGGCAAGTCCTCGATCAGGCTGCCTGTGCTGCCTTGATGGCCTGCATGACGCGGTCGGTGACCTCGTCGATGCCGCCGATGCCGTCAACCCGGGTCAGGATGCCGCGCTCGGCATACTTCGCCACCACGGCTTCGGTCTGCTCGTGGTAGAGGTCCAGCCGGTGGCGGATGACGGCTTCGTTGTCGTCGCTGCGGCCGGTTTCCTTGGCACGGCCCATGAGACGGTGGACCAGTTCCTCATCATCGGCGGTCAGCTGCAGGACAACGTCCAGCTTCTGCTCACCGTTGGCGAGGATCTCATCGAGGTAGTCCACCTGCGCTGTGGTGCGCGGGTAACCGTCCAGGAGGAAACCGTTCTCGACGTCGTCCTCGCTGAGGCGGTCGCGCACCATCTTGTTGGTGACGCTGTCCGGCACGAAATCCCCGGCGTCCATGTACTTCTTGGCCTCGACGCCCAAAGGCGTCTCACCCTTGACGTTGGCGCGGAAGATATCGCCGGTTGAGATCGCAACGACGCCGAGGCGTTCGGAAA
This genomic window from Arthrobacter sp. 24S4-2 contains:
- a CDS encoding adenylate kinase, whose amino-acid sequence is MLIIGPPGSGKGTQAERISERLGVVAISTGDIFRANVKGETPLGVEAKKYMDAGDFVPDSVTNKMVRDRLSEDDVENGFLLDGYPRTTAQVDYLDEILANGEQKLDVVLQLTADDEELVHRLMGRAKETGRSDDNEAVIRHRLDLYHEQTEAVVAKYAERGILTRVDGIGGIDEVTDRVMQAIKAAQAA
- a CDS encoding glycosyltransferase family 2 protein; the encoded protein is MTPQVRALCVAMPALNEEKLIRQSLDALAVQLHQDFTVVVVDNGSTDATRAIVADFDRLHPGMDVRLIHELQKGTGAAADTGMRFGALNGARWLARTDADCLPAPDWTLRIMEAFDDGLGMIAGQLNPRLDEGLGRSSRWLMLLAVEVASFFGRIRPGNKGEGYLGPYQMLPGCNMAITAELYLRSGGFPRTSIEELHEDRALSNRVRKLTRAYGLRRNVVVFGSSRRVRAWGLPNTLAWYADHRFRPEHVDIR
- a CDS encoding class I adenylate-forming enzyme family protein, coding for MPTDNELDLIAAVYDAAARYPDHPAITAPGKRNGRPGKTISYRDLAAGIELTAAGLRNDGFGPGERLLFSVRPGPAAFTLALAAVRAGGAIVFIDPGVGPELFRNRTALASPRWAAAESLLYALSARGPLRPLARRRGLLLPDYGAMKVRHYHSGPWLPGVPLRSTNVRSLSRTARHGGGTKYDGGTKNGGGACDGGGSRGGMPRMMPAPGQEAVIIFTSGTTGHPKGVVHTRGTLAAGFSQLSTRCTFAAGDRIHSEQLMMGLPALIAGAHWTMPAYGLSATLDPLRFASELGATRGYSAATHIFLVPSQLAPILDAVEAAQLAWPDSLKSVMLGAAPVLAPFLDRAARLLPGVRFHCIYGMTEVLPIAIAGGREKLDFASGRTAEFRTAGGSGEGDYLGEPLPGVSFRVAEDHELIVSGPNMCLGYLGDDAMHEHATGDLVRVDHGPAAPSGSGPAGSGPAATGCGPAGPASTGPAGSSSEPRLVLLGRKKDMIIRGKTNIYPALHESVIAGIDGVGQAVMVGVPDGIGDEAVWLAVEPRTGREPEALLRTLRRELPKLIDESALPDRIEMMAKLPASGRHRKPDRLALRALFADRTPGRPPESAI
- a CDS encoding cytochrome P450, with product MEFVGLVKELSGGVISRLLGVRDNAPGRLPDNELFNLGTSITSLVRLGRPRLAAPQVAKARSAVEILAGPVRHAYRSDDASTFPGRLRVLGLSEDEAVGIVSAFVIAGTETLVSYVPRLAALLFDDGRLPGLAADRSGLPDAVNEGLRYTAPSPMMLREATAAGRLGGVRIRAGDRILLSTVHAVKSLGGFDPGTPIPAAARQLWFGAGAHFCIGMPLAMAEINCALTVLLDEYSRRPWHIRSRAVSRNVLIPHYKALELARAN
- a CDS encoding 3-oxoacyl-ACP synthase III family protein, whose translation is MNQTLQGAARIAGLEVYLPAARLGTGQLERRLAASSPDFRVPKGLIDRLTGIRTRSVMACTEQASDLAATAAAKLLAGRGLQPADVDLIIFASASQDMVEPATGHMVAARLGAGCPVMDVKNACNSLLNGLEVADALIGTGRYRRVLLVSGESPSRAVRWSVPDQETFAAAFPGYTMSDAGCALLLEPADPYDDAGARVLGLGFTAKSSHWAVGTLATGGSVAPRDPEATYFNMDGEKLKDAFLDLGRGILDETLGGLGLTWSDFAVVCVHQVSAPYRDIFARGAGVPQDKLVKTVEEYGNMASVSLPLQLKVAQDLGRCGPGDLVALVGLAGGVSLGIAVVRL
- a CDS encoding NAD(P)-dependent oxidoreductase, with amino-acid sequence MRIAVTGASGFVGGAVATAAEERGWDVVRYGRRHLPGLSVWDLGAGGLSAPPEVDAVVHAGAHVGDWGPPQLFHRVNVQGTEAVAATFPRARLVHISSSSVYPWWQPCVDRPEEAVAGRYLNAYSSSKALAEGAAARHRNSLILRPHGVYGPGDRTLLPRLISNVSRGRLLSVGGPDVRHQLTSIGNLVQAALAACTSDVTGPVNVADHRPVALGGVLREVLDTAGRSDVELGFIPARAAMTLAASLEAVAGVTRKPPWLTRYAVSQLGFERTYSTRRLREGLGVAPVPSSFAGAGEWIRDLG